Proteins from one Hoplias malabaricus isolate fHopMal1 chromosome 2, fHopMal1.hap1, whole genome shotgun sequence genomic window:
- the cabp7b gene encoding calcium-binding protein 7 isoform X1 yields the protein MPVRAVTSRFMYRGLCSIPDILSYRAPVTLPEDEVEEIREAFKVFDRDGNGFISKQELGVAMRSLGYMPNEVELEVIIKRLDMDGDGQVNFEEFVTLLGPKLTSASIPDKFHGADFDSIFWKCDMQKLTVDELKRLLYDTFCDHLTMKDIENIIMTEETHMNSPECQVDIDTSPMQQVKHTCVRKSLICAFAIAFIISVMLIAANQMLRRGMK from the exons ATGCCAGTGCGTGCCGTGACCTCCAGGTTCATGTACAGGGGACTTTGCTCTATTCCTGATATCCTCTCCTACAGGGCTCCTGTCACACTCCCTGAGGATGAAGTGGAGG AGATCCGAGAGGCCTTCAAAGTGTTTGACCGTGATGGGAATGGCTTCATCTCAAAACAGGAACTGGGTGTGGCCATGCGGTCCCTGGGCTACATGCCCAATGAGGTGGAGTTGGAGGTCATCATTAAGAGACTAGATATGGATG GAGATGGCCAGGTGAACTTTGAGGAATTCGTAACGCTGCTTGGGCCTAAACTCACCTCTGCCAGTATCCCTGATAAATTTCATGGAGCAGACTTTGACTCAATTTTCTGGAAG tgTGATATGCAGAAGCTGACGGTGGATGAACTAAAGAGATTGCTGTATGACACGTTCTGTGACCATTTGACAATGAAGGACATTGAGAACATTATCATGACAGAAGAGACCCACATGAACAGCCCGGAGTGCCAAGTTGATATTGACA CAAGCCCGATGCAACAAGTCAAGCACACATGTGTGCGAAAGAGCTTGATTTGTGCCTTCGCCATAGCTTTCATCATCAGTGTCATGCTTATTGCAGCAAACCAGATGCTTCGAAGAGGGATGAAGTGA
- the cabp7b gene encoding calcium-binding protein 7 isoform X2, protein MRKTKSIISNIITLVQYFIKNYAIYKSREIREAFKVFDRDGNGFISKQELGVAMRSLGYMPNEVELEVIIKRLDMDGDGQVNFEEFVTLLGPKLTSASIPDKFHGADFDSIFWKCDMQKLTVDELKRLLYDTFCDHLTMKDIENIIMTEETHMNSPECQVDIDTSPMQQVKHTCVRKSLICAFAIAFIISVMLIAANQMLRRGMK, encoded by the exons ATGAGAAAAACTAAAAGCATTATTTCAAATATCATAACGTTAGTGCAATATTTCATCAAGAACTATGCAATCTATAAATCAAGAG AGATCCGAGAGGCCTTCAAAGTGTTTGACCGTGATGGGAATGGCTTCATCTCAAAACAGGAACTGGGTGTGGCCATGCGGTCCCTGGGCTACATGCCCAATGAGGTGGAGTTGGAGGTCATCATTAAGAGACTAGATATGGATG GAGATGGCCAGGTGAACTTTGAGGAATTCGTAACGCTGCTTGGGCCTAAACTCACCTCTGCCAGTATCCCTGATAAATTTCATGGAGCAGACTTTGACTCAATTTTCTGGAAG tgTGATATGCAGAAGCTGACGGTGGATGAACTAAAGAGATTGCTGTATGACACGTTCTGTGACCATTTGACAATGAAGGACATTGAGAACATTATCATGACAGAAGAGACCCACATGAACAGCCCGGAGTGCCAAGTTGATATTGACA CAAGCCCGATGCAACAAGTCAAGCACACATGTGTGCGAAAGAGCTTGATTTGTGCCTTCGCCATAGCTTTCATCATCAGTGTCATGCTTATTGCAGCAAACCAGATGCTTCGAAGAGGGATGAAGTGA